tccatcttcatcagtATCATATTCATCGTCAGATGTTGAGGTCGGTGAAGAATCGTCAGTGAGGGAATATCTGGATGCCGAATATCTCGCCCGCTTCCTTCGGCTATGACCGCGATGTGGAATGTAGGTTGAACGACTTGAGCGCCTTCTCTTACGGCTCTTGGATCTTGCCCTTCTGTGGTCAGGGTGTAAAGGAGAATGCACGCGTTGATGAGACCGGCCCGATCTAGCGGAACCACGAGCTTGACGATGGTACCCTTCGGATATTGTCGACTCCGACGTATAATCTGCGGACCGGTCTGAGTCGGTTAACTCATGATCGCGTTGACCTTGCCTTGCCACCTGGCGATGTAATATTGCATTATCAGTCCCAAGAGGGGAAGCCATCTAAAGCCTCATGGCCTATGAGTAAAGGTGTTCAGACAGCAGACAGGCAGGCACTCACCACAATGTCAGCATCTTGGTCAACCATCCGTTCCAGATCAGCTATGACTTGCTTATCTAACTTTCTCGCTGCCAACGCTTCTTGACGTTGCGCTTGTCTGAGACGCAATATGTCATCATGAGGCCGTCGTAGAATTGGCGGAGGAACATCCGAGATATGTCGGGGGGATGGGCGCAAGTCTTGGTAGATCTGTCGTACCTGATGACTTGGAATAGGGTTCATTGTTGGGATCTCAGCCAAAGAAGCGTCCGGGAGAAATTCGATATTCCCTTGGTCAGGATCCCTGTATGGCGTTGGATCTTGATTCTTACTGGGTTGTCGAGGTGGATAGAAGAGTTGCTGGCTCGAGGAACCGGATGAGAGCTGGCTGTGCATGTGTAAGCCGTTCAAATGGCGCTGGGGTGTCGAGGTTGCATCCGGGATATAGCCATTGAATGGGTTTTGGTAACTCTGAACATCTGCGTGTCTGTCGTGTGAAGGATACATGACTTGAATTGGAGGAGGTTGAGCGTTGTGCGGATGTCCTGATGATATCATCGGAGCGTAGGTATTTTGATGCTGCGATGGCAAATTGAGACCATAGTAGATCGGTTGAGCGTACTCGTAGTTCTGTCTGTATTGCATTGGCTGCAGGGTGGCGGGTGGACCTCGCGGTTGATATGAGGGTGGATACGCCAGGTTTACGGTATATCCTCGGTGGTCGCTGCCTTCGTGTCCCATTTCATCCATATCATAATAATTCCCTAATTCAACATCAGCAGCTGTCAAAGACCTGAGTGCGCTGTATATGTCGGATGATCTGCATCCAGTGACGGAAAGACTCACTAGGCGGTGCCTCTTCATATCGGTCGTCAGGTTTTGGACGGAGACCTCGCTCAATCTCGGTCTTCCTCAACCAACCCGACATCAGCCCCCTCGTATCACTTCTATCGGCGGCATCCTTGAGCCATGCCGGGACGGATCCAGCCTACAGGGACGCACCCAAGGGTGTGACAGATCCCAGAAGATATCAGAGGTTGATTGCAGATGAATTTTAGGCCTTTGAGAAGTGCTCACCATCTGGGAAGACAATGTAGCCGGTCTGCGCTGAGCGACATATCCATTTCCAATGTGACCTTGCTTCAATCTTGTCCTAGAATGCATTGATAAACCCATCTGTTGTGTGGAatccctttccttctcctgaCTACTTTTTCGTCGAGTCGCCTGCAGTATGGATGAGTTGCTTGGAACGAAATCCCGTTGTCGATTGAACAGTTTTGGAAGCGGTCTGAGATGGTTCAAACATCAGCAAGGAGCGAATTCATCCACATAAACGATCTGAGTCGGCTTGTGCAACTCCATCTGAACACCTGCATCAATCGTTAGGAAGTCAGTCGCTCACGGGTCTCGGTTTCGCGGTAATTTGGACTCCTTGTCCACTTGGGATAGAGTATGAAACGCAGCTAGACGGGACATCTTGGGTCACTCGTACCTCGCTCCTTGGGTCTTGACGGGGATGAATGGTGTCACTACATCCCTCTCAACGTTCTCAGAATGtagggaaggaaggaaggaagttGGAAGTAGTAGAAGTCAATCGCGTGTATGTACTCTAGACGACATTACAGGTAGTCCAGTCAACCGGTACTGCACCCAAACCGACAAAAGCTGAAACATGCACGTGGTGATACTGTAGCTTATTTTGATGTGAAACGCACGGATCGTCTGCCCCTTTCTTGGAGTGATCGACGCTCTGATCCGCTTTTTATGGGTCCAGATGCCATGTTAGATCACCAATAGTGCGTGTATCGTATACAAGCTCCCACCCAGCGAGCCGCAACAAAGATGCGATGGGACACCATCCCCACTTAGCTTTGAGCCGGTGTTACCCAAAGTTCCTGCATTGCAGCCATGCATGTTTATCGTATCTTGGCAATTGCGGCAACTTGTCTTGAGTGTTCCCTGATAAGATAAATTTCACAAGTGCAGTATGGACTGTATAAAGGTAAGGCGATATGAACGAATAGTATCCTGTGTATTCTCACTAGTCTCCCTTGTCTTGACCTGCTTGGCATCCAACTTATCCACATTCTCACATCACACCACTAAAACCAATCTATCTGCCTTAGCACTCCGGTAGTGCCGCTTAGGTTCTGGTTGTCTCCCTATCGACCCATCCTACCCATTCTCAACGgtcactctcttcttctggttATACATAAAAGCTTGCCCATCTACTCACCTTAACACTCTTTTCCACAATGAGCGACAGGATGTCGCATACACCACTAGACGACCATTTCATATCCCAGCCAGACCTCGATCTGCTGGGCCATCGACCTCACAAATCGGCTATCCTCCTATTCCAAGCTCTGACGGCTACAGCTGTCTTTCGAATATGGccctctcttctctttatGGGTGGATGGTCGGCGGCTATCGTATTGATCAACCAAAAGACCGAGGCTGAGATGACTGTTCCGTCAACCCTCTTGACGGCTTTAGGTGTTTTGTTAGGTCTGACATTGAGTTATCGGTAAGTCAAACCTTCCGGAACTTCCTGCGCTCTCATCGACCAGTAGGACTGACACAGACATACACTTGTCTAACCCGATTGCAGcacctcatcagcatatGCTCAGTATTCCGAAGGTCGAAAGCTCTGGACGCAGATCATACAGGCCAACAGAACGTGGGCAAGAGTAGTTTGGATTCACTGTGAGTGGCATCTCACTTCAGCTATGGAGCATAATTCAGGGAATACTTCTGAATGACGGGCGTTATCTCTCAGGTCCCGATGCTATCCGAGCGGCACCACCTGATGACCCGCAAGAGGGGGCTCATGAAGAGACAAGGGCGGTGATTGAGAAAGCCACGCTGGTCAGAATGGGTTTAGCGTTTGCTGTGGCTGTCAAGCATTACTTACGGGGCGAAGAGGGCATGTGAGTCACTCATTCTTAAATACTAGAGTTTCATCCATATTTCATAGATGCAccagcaagctgatatagATTGCCAATAGCCTATACGAAGATCTATACGATCTCGTCAAATACATCCCCTCTCTGCACTTGCCATCAGGTATCGCTTCCGCTGAAGACGCAAATATCGCCATTGGCAGATTCCCCTCTCagcacaaacacaaacacagcagatcctcttcaatcaccaataccaataccaataccaataccaccTCCAACCCTAATCCTGACGTTGTGTCCAGCTCCACCGAATTGAAGTCTATGAACCACTCAGACGGTTCTCTAGGCATCAACGTTGATATACCCTTAACAGCCACCGGCAAAAGCGGTCGAAAACTAGGTATCAGACCAACATTACATCCAGCTCGAGATCCTCCGAAATTCAGATTCTCAGAGACCTTCCCTTTCAAGTGGCTAGTCACCAAGCGACAGCGTTATAAAGCCGCCGGGCGAATGGCTATGCGCGAGAGGATGCGCGAACAGCGATCATCTGGTGGAGTCGGCCAGAACGTTCCACTGGAAATTACGATGTTCATGTCTTCCTGGATCGCCAATTTGCAGAAGCGCAAAACGATCGATGTACCCACTACGAactctcttcttgctgctcTTCTGGCGATGTCGGAAGCGCTGAGTAATTTGGAGAGAATCTTGACTACGCCTATACCGTTCACGTACAGTGCCCAGATCTGGGAAGTTACTTGGATATACTGTCTGGTCTTGCCTTTCCAGCTCTATGGGGCTGGGTTTGGCTGGATCACCATTCCTGCGGTCGTAGTGAGTCATCGATCACCCCTGCTGGGAAGGGTTGACGAATCAATGACAACGACGACGCTGATCAACTGATCGGGTGCATGTGTTCAATCTAGATCACTTCGTACATTGTGTTAGGGTTCGCCGAAATCGGTTCGGAAATTGAGAATCCATTCGGATACGATAAGAACGATCTGAACTTGGTGCGTGGATCCGACGCCACGATGATCCTGTCTTTCTCGAGCAGTTTTGCGCGCCGGGATGCATCTTATCTCTTCAACATAATAGCGATCGACCTTCTGCCTTCTGCCTtctgctgatgctgttgatcTCAATTAGGATTTCTTCACGAACAACATCATCCGAGAAGAATTAGCAGCTATTACTGCCCGACCATTTAGCGTCCCTGACGAATGGATCTTCGTAGGAGGGAATGATACCCTCGGCAGAGTCGGCGTGGGGGCTGACGAACTGCTCGAAAGGGGTTTAGGCGAAGTCAGGAATAGTCTGGCGGCGTTAAGTGGGGAGAAGGGACAACATGCTGGATTGAAAGGAAGAGCCAGAAGTCCAGTCTAGGGTAGTTGCGTCGCTGTTGTGAGCACGATGCACACACGCAGAAACCAAGTCCTTTCTTCAGTCTCTGATATGTCAACACACTCTCTTTAGTCATACTCGCAAACGAAGATAAAATTATCACTACTGTATCACTCTAATAGATTTCGGACCTGTTTATATTTGAGCGCCTATCGGATGATCGTTTTTTTTGCATATGTATGCTCTTCTGCTCTGCTTAAATTGTGGGCGAAAGAAAAGACTGGCCTTGATGCTATTCGCGACCTCAAATTGCCTTGCAGGGCTCGAAGGATTGATTTATGGAAAATTTAGTGATAGCGATTCTTTCCTTGTTTGTTGAACAACGGTGTACCCAAGCAGCCAATTTATACATCGCTTTCAGATCAAACCACTTTTTAAGccatctcaacatctccgGCGTTAGTCTAATCGTCATCGAACCATCAGCCAAAGTTGCATCCGTTGACAAGAATGGAATCATTCAGGTTGCGGTAAAAGGATACCCACCGAGTCCTTGCTCATGAAGCTATCCAGCTCTTTATCCAGATCCCCCGTAGTCGCCGGTCCTCTCTTacctccccttccacctGTAGgtcctcctctacctctgtTCGGCCTATAAATAACCGCATACATATCGCATTAGCTTGAACGAGGATGCGAATGAATGCCAAGATAAGAAAACGgcttcgactcaccctcctcttccacctcttcctcctctttgagGTCCGGCGGCGGACGCAGGTGCCCCGCCCCCTTGAATCCTCGATAACAGTGATTGTCCACTTGCTGCACCTGCGcctgctgctcctgcttggCCGTTTTGACCTGGTCGAGGTTTAGCCACGATTGGGGCAAGTAATCGGATCGAGATGGTTTGACCTGTATGGTTTCATTCATCAATGCGAGTCCAGGGCTGACGATGCTAGCgggaaaggatgatcatAATCCGCtgatactcacctttggtCATTGCACCGTCGAACTTGTTGATGGCGATCTTAGCTTGTTGGGGAGAAGCGAATTCCATAGTTGCTTCTCCCTttgatcgacctgatctgTCGTACTGTTTGACGAGTAGTCATCTGTATCGCCATTAGCAAAGACATTAGTCAGTAAGGTTACGGTACCATTGGCTACAGATAATTGGCGCGAAGATGCACATAGACTTACCAAGAAGGGAATAGAAGAGAGCGGGGCATAAGCATAAATTTCTATCCCTTCGCATGATTGTCCACAACATTTATATTCGAAATCGCTTCCTTGCGCCGATGATGCAGCGGAATAGATCGTCCCGTTGTGACAGGTGGTCTCCTTCGGTCCTTTGATGGTTTGAGTTCGGATGAGAAAGAGTTTAATCGCTTACACGTATAGTAGGTCCTTGTACGAGCGTACCGGCCTGAGAGAAGATGCCCTAAGCGAAATCACCTACATCAGCCTCCGTAACCTCTGTCGGGCAGCCCACATTTCATATGGTACGGTGTGGTGTGACTTGTGACCGTACTGACCTTCAAGTCTGCAGGAGTGACCTCGTAGTGCAGTCCAACAACTTCGATTCTAGTTGAAATACCAGTGAATCCAGCTCCAGTACCGGTCAGGTTGACATtggatctttctcttcgatctccgcCTCCTGATCGGCCAGGTCCTTGATAGGCATCGTGTACCCATTTCTCATCCGTCGATCTTGGTGGGGGTCTCTGATGAGCATCGTTCGACATTAGCATTTGAAGTAGCccgagaagatcgttgaagGTGTCATACAGAGTATGGACTGTTGTTTGACCTCCTTTCGTTTCCACCGCCTGCTCCACCGCTTACGCGCGGAGCTCTTCTATCCCGTGATTGGGGCTTGTTGGCATTTCGCTTTTCAGCTACGATATCGTCGAGTGATTTGTCGAGATCCATCGTGTTCTATCTGCTATGATATGCTAGATTTGCTGAGTATCGATATGTATATGGAGACACATTCAAAGCAAGAGATGAAGGCTTCGGGATGACAGGGGGAAGTCGTTAACCTTGAATCGCGTAGAGGGCTAGTAAAGGGGACCACATATAGGAAAGTAATATTACGTAATGCATCTCGAAGGAGTGGAGATGACCGTGGAGATAAGGAATGATTTAGCTGCTCGATCACATCAGCAAGCGACAGCACAGGAGTACTTGAGATATTTATCGTTACCTATCTTCCCATttcattcctcttcttctccttcttctccttttcacAATGTACCCTAGTTCGAACAGTACATATCAGGCAAGATGGCTCCAACGCAGAAACTCAGCGAAGAGAAAGTAGCTTTCATTGAAGCTGCTATTGAACATGGTGTCCTCTTGTTCGGAGAGTTCACTTTGAAGtctggaaggtgagtttcctgATAGCTTGAACATTTACGGTGATCGTAGCTGATATGGTATGGACTTCTTTTGTAACTTTATCTTCGGATGATGGTCAATAGAAAATCGCCATACTTCTTCAATGCGGGATTATTGTACACCGGATCCCTACTCTCGAACACCTCCAAAGCATACGCCAAGATCCTGACTTCATCGCGAATACCTGAGTTCGACGTCCTCTTTGGGCCGGCGTACAAGGGTATAGCTCTCGCTGCTATTACTGCTGTAGATTTGAGTCGACAAGGCAGGGAAGTAGGGTTTTCTTATaacaggaaggagaagaaggatgtgagTGTTCAACCTTTTGTTGGCTTCCTAGAGCTTAGGACACAGGTCAACTAGTAGTGCTGATGACACCATCCTTACAATATTACTATACCTCGCTCTATCCTCCCTGCGATGCTAAACATACCACGCGCCTCTTGATGCGTGATCTCCTGCTCCCTTGACCTACGCTCATCATTATATGACCTTCCCACACAGcacggagaaggaggagtctTGGTCGGAGCCCCCTTGAAAGGCCGAAtagtcatcatcgacgatgTGCTCACCCGCGGAACAGCCATCCGAGAAGCCATTGACATTCTCAAATCTCAACCTGAAGCCAAGTTGGTCGGTATTGTCCAATTGGTAGACAGACAAGAAAAAGGTCAAAATGCGAACAAGTCTACTGTacaagaaatcgaagaagagttcGGCGTACCGATCGAACCTATTTTGAACTTGCAAGATATCATTGCGTACCTGGAGACCAAAGGAGGGTACGAGAAGGAATTGGTGGCTGTAAAGGAGTACAGGAAGAATTACGGTATCGACATTTAGTCTAGATCGCTAGATCGGCCATGAGTCTCACATGGCAGAAGAAATAACAGGGTGTGGTATGGTATGATGCAAGATCACGTTGAATGCAAACATTGCATAAGTAATGCCGGAAGTGGTATACTGATCAAACCACCAAAGCGACAGCGACAAAGGCATCCCTTGGGTCGGGTTGCGATTATATTGCTGAACAAAGGATGTACAAACCAAGTATAGCGAAATGACAACTGCGCTTGGTCATGACTAGCGATTCGTGAGACTTCTCTACTCATGCTCTTCTGTTTCTAATGAAACTCAATCGGACTGTATCCATCTATCCCCGATATACTTAgatcctcatcgtcattaATCATACTATCATTCGATATGGTACAGACGTACACGCAGAACGAACCCTCTCTCGACTTCCTGCTGGGTGGTGGTCTTATACCTTCCTTACCCACTGCAGGCGGGAGGGTGGGCCATCAAGAattgatgggaatgggtatcCGTCCTGCCCCTGCCTCTGCCCCGGCTCCTGCTCTAGCATCGACACCTTATCGTAATGGAAACCTTCAATGTCAACCTCAGAATGTAAGACCTCCGCCCCAGCTTTCACACGGACTGCCTTACAACGCTCGCGCCCAAGAACGCGAAATTAGTCACACGCATGGACTACCCCGAGATTTACAGCCTGGTCAAATTGCTCGAAGTTCGTCAGACGGTAAATCTCGAGTTAACCCTTACTCATctacaaatacaaatgaAAACGCAAACCCAGGCGCAAGATACCACCAAATGCCTGTACGCGGACATGCGAAAAATCACTCTGTCTCGAATATCCAACAAATTtactctcaatctcagcctcaacctcaatcgcAGCAGGGCTCGGTGAGGAAAATCTCATCGTTCAACCATCtactcccttcttctgatcaccctcaccctcttcctcatcctcagtcCCTCATTCCAGGCCAGACCGATTCGCGAAGACAGAATGACGGGAAGTTACATCATTCGATATCTGATTCAGCCGTTCATTCGAATTTACACACCAATCCCCCTATAgttcaatctcaaccttcACATACTGTCTCGTCTACCTCTAGCGGTACCATCTCACTATGTTCATATCGAGACAGGGAGACAATCAGTCAGGTATTGAGTGTATTAGAAACGCTTATACCGAAAGAACGGgcaatatcaatatcactAGAAGCGGACTCTGCGAAATCGAATACCGATTCCGACTTGATAGGGAGTAAGACGAGAGAGTTGAACGCTTTGGAGTTTCTAATACCTCTATCAATCATCCTCGAGTCCTTAGTGAACGAGCGAACACTTCTCAAAATGGGATACAGTCACCCTGAAAAGGGGGATGAGGGAgcagagggagatggagatgagagggggaagggatTACCGATTTTGGCTAATGGTCTgaaattggaattggaggaCGGTGAGATAGATTGGAACGTGCTGAATTGGTATATCATCACATTTGGTCAAATCCTGTATGCGATCTTACCGTATCTCAACTCCCCAGAAGAGAAAAGATCAGAAGTACTTGggggagaagaaagtgatgGGACAGCAAGAGAAGATCTGATAAGGTCGTTGAAAGTGTATATaggcaagatgaagaaagtcTTTGGGGAGATTGCGGGGCTGTACGTTGATAAGTACTCGTTTGTAAGAGGTTTCTGGGACGAGGGGGGGATGAAACTGGCTGCGGGGGAAGTGGGAAGATGGGCTGAGATGTTTGATGTTTAGCTCGAGCATGTATGAATaaatcagcatgatgatgcagatcaaaTAGCAATGGACGTGCATTGGATATAGTGAGACTGATGAGATTTCGTGTTAGTGAGTTGGTACATGAATGTCATGCCAAGATAGTATATTGtcatgatcttcatcatcagccaaggAGAAGCACAGACGCGCGGGTAAACGGGTATTCCTCAGCCAATCGATTGTATCGGCGATTAATCTGCCTAACCCCTAAATCCGACATGCCACTTGAACTCGCTCATTATGATTCCGCCTCGTTCCGCCCCTCCACTTAAGCTGCTTACAGTGCAAGTCTGGTTGGCGCATGTACGGTGCAACACGCAATTCTCCCTCACAGTACACACCGCTGGGTTTGcagctcactcactcactctcactctcgcaCTCTGCTCCAGTCTCGTACTACCAGTCATATTTCACTCAAATCTTCAGTTTCACtacttgttcttctttcaGCCATCAAAATTCAAGTGAGTTTACTCGGACCCCTCTACCATCTAATCTATTCATCAAGGTGTACGTGTGTGCATGTGCATATCCCAAGTAGCGTAGAGGACCGGGTTGAGGGAAtgggaaaagggaaagaacaGACAAGCAGAGAAACGGTGGATTCGGAGATCGGGATAGTACTGGAAGATCAATTGGAGAATGAAACGCTACTTGGGATATACTTGACATCGACACCATAACACCCACAGCACCAATACACTCCTAGACTCAGGCTAGGGCTAATCGCTGATATCCAACGTTTGACTCCCCTCGCAGAATGGGTATCACTCGTGATTCGCGCCACAAGCGCTCCGCTTCCGGTGCTCGAAGAGCCCACTacagaaagaagcgaaagttCGAATTGGGTAGACAACCAGCTATGACGAAGCTCGATTCTTCCAAGAGAATCCACgaggtcagagtcagaggTGGGAACACCAAGTACAGAGCCTTGAGATTGGACTCTGGAAACTTTGCTTGGGGTTCTGAACACACCACCAGAAAAACTCGATTGTTGACCGTTGTAAGTGTTcctcccttcctcccttttccccttttcccctcCAATCACGTATGCTTCTAGTCAAGCGATCGCAATCACCCATCTTCCAAGCAGATTGGTCTAGTCAACCAAGATGAGACCAGGCAAAGCTAATCCAATTAATCTTCATACCAGCGATACAACGCCACCAACAACGAGCTTCTCCGAACTCAAACCCTTGTGAAATCCGCcgtcgtcgatgtcgatgctaCCCCCTTCAGACAATGGTACGAAGCTCACGTAAGTGACGATTGTCATCTTGTGTCCTGTTCCCGCTGTACCCATTGAGGAAGACAAAGACTGACTGGGCGGATTTACTTCAGTACGCTCAACCCATTGCCCGAGGTGCTAAATCCGCCGCTGCCGAAGACACCTCCGACAAGAAACAATCCAACCACGTCAAGCGAGTCCTcgaagagcgaaagaaggatgCCAAGCTCGACCCTCTCCTCGAACAACAGTTCAAGGCCGGTCGATTATTGGCCATCATCACTTCCCGACCTGGACAATCCGGACGAGCTGATGGTTACATCCTCGAAGGAAAGGAGTTGGAGGTGGGTCCATTGTCCATTCGATTTTGATATATTGTCATTTactcgatgctgatgctgatgacatcTATTGTTTGCTCCACACAGTTCTACAGCAGAAAGCTCCAAGCCCGAAAGGCCAAGCACGCTTAAACGAATTAGAACCAAACCAACAAAGTGGTCTGATAGTTTGGGCAATATGTGTAGAAGTCTTTTGTACGCTGGAGCGAGAGATGGATACGATTCTCGGCATGATGGTTTGCGTGGTCGCGATTTGCGGTTTGCAATAAGCAACAGGATTGACAGGTCTGCATTAAGGTGTTTGGGACAGATCAAGAGGCACAGGTGTTTCATGCCGGAGCTGGCAGCATCCCTGGTCCAGTGTGATTGGTCTATGTTCAGCAGGCACACCACATCATTTGACCGCATGATCATGCCTTACTGAGTATATTAGTGCATGAGTTTATGAATCAACATGCATGGCTAAGTGAGGTGGATGTGACCACAAATCTATCGATCCGTGATCCATCTTTatgaagatcaaagctgagctgagagaATGTCTTACACGGCATGCTTCAGTACTTTTTGTTTCCCCTCGTGAATCTGTGTGTGACTCATCGCACAGACCATCCAACTACACCTCACACTAGGCAACGCATCCCACCATAACCCTTGATTCAGTATCCCTCTGTACTGGATGATGCATCGTATATCTACATATATGTGCAGTGGACTGTGGAGAaagaaattggaagaaggagcagatATAATATAGCATAGTACATAGGTACATAGCTCTTTCGTCCTCCGTCAAAGCTCCATCGACTTGGTTGTCCGTCCAGCATCCAGCCTCCAGCCTCCTTTCATCGACCAACCAATCGACTAAGTCAAAAACCTGAACTTGCCAACGACTATTCCTACTACACGGCTCTATACACTTTACACCTGCTCAACTCTAGCTCTGGAATAACGCTGggctgaagagggatcaCGGACCATGGCGTTCTCATCGCTTGCTGATGAACTTGCTGGAGCATTCGAGAatggtcatgatcatgatcagccttTATCCTCTGGATTGGGTCAATCGTTGGCTGATGAATTTGGTATGGACGAGGTGTACGAGATGAATGACGGAGAAGCGCAAGGAGATGAGCTACTTCCAAatggtgatatcgatggtgagtcgatgTCCCTCATTCAAAGTTTGCCAGGGTAGACTGGTCATGTCATTGATCGATACATCACCATAGACGATTTTCTACCGCGACCTGCGACCCCTCCGAGCCATCAGAACAATCGTCTTGAGACACATACGCCGCCGACTGGGAGACGTGAACAAGGTGGACAGATATTCGACCGGGAGTACGGATACGAATACGAACCTACCAACCTGGATGATATTTCGCCTAACAGGGGAATAGATCTAGATTCCGACTTAAAGGTAGACTCAGGATTGAATTTCGAGAATGGACATGAGCACGGATCACCCATGTTGGACGAAGAACAGTACGACGACATCGCATATCACCTAAACCCTTCTCCCACTAAAATTGGCGGTTCGGGCAGACGGATACAAAATCAAGCTTCGAACAGATCATTGAGACGAAGAATCAGTAaagacgagatgatcagaatggAAACATCAATGCCGATACCGGAAGAAACGTTGATTATTCTTTCTGAAAGCTTGGCATCCTCTTCGAAATTATTAACTTCCTTACGAAATTTAGAGAACGATTCGCTGGAAGTCAATCTGCAGAAGCATCTGAATAGGATGGTAGACTCGGAGAAGATCAGGGAGGAATGGATGAGGCATCTGAGTATTGCCTCAAGGGAAGCTGGATTAGGTTCTTTAGAGGATATCTCACCAGTAGAGGACAGTGGACTGATCTCCACTcaagagaacgaagatgaagacgagagTGGGTATTCAGTGGGATGGTTCAGTACGACTCTCTCGGATGGAATTGCTGCTCA
This portion of the Kwoniella dejecticola CBS 10117 chromosome 9, complete sequence genome encodes:
- a CDS encoding orotate phosphoribosyltransferase: MAPTQKLSEEKVAFIEAAIEHGVLLFGEFTLKSGRKSPYFFNAGLLYTGSLLSNTSKAYAKILTSSRIPEFDVLFGPAYKGIALAAITAVDLSRQGREVGFSYNRKEKKDHGEGGVLVGAPLKGRIVIIDDVLTRGTAIREAIDILKSQPEAKLVGIVQLVDRQEKGQNANKSTVQEIEEEFGVPIEPILNLQDIIAYLETKGGYEKELVAVKEYRKNYGIDI
- a CDS encoding 40S ribosomal protein eS8 encodes the protein MGITRDSRHKRSASGARRAHYRKKRKFELGRQPAMTKLDSSKRIHEVRVRGGNTKYRALRLDSGNFAWGSEHTTRKTRLLTVRYNATNNELLRTQTLVKSAVVDVDATPFRQWYEAHYAQPIARGAKSAAAEDTSDKKQSNHVKRVLEERKKDAKLDPLLEQQFKAGRLLAIITSRPGQSGRADGYILEGKELEFYSRKLQARKAKHA